A window of Rosa rugosa chromosome 7, drRosRugo1.1, whole genome shotgun sequence genomic DNA:
ATTTCCAATTTTGCACATTAATCCTTCAAATAACTTGTCATTCATCCATTTGTTGGCAGAATCATTTCTTATTATGGGGGGTTATTATACTTCACTACATCATTACTTCGGTATGAAATGTGTTTTCAAATGCTTGTCCCTTTCTCATTGAACGGAGTATGCTAATGATGATTACCAATTCCTACACTCGGGAAGCATTGAAGCAATGAAAGTCATACTAAAATAATAAAATGGTAAAAGTCAATGTAATCTTTGTTCTTTGACTAATCCCATTTCAAAAGTGGCTTTTTTTCTATATTTGCCCACTCTGTAATCCCCTAATATTATTTATAGGTCTCACATTTCCACTAAAGTTTGTGGAGTGATAATTAGCAATACCAATTAACaatctcctcaaaaaaaaaaaaaaaaaaaccaattaaCAATATGTTCATGAATGTACATGAGGATGAGGATCTGCATTAGTCTCAACTCCATACTTAAATCATTTTACTAAACTCGAGCTGAAACTCCATATGTGTAATAAAATGTTAAGTATTAGTAGTGCTTCCATTGGTTGCAAAATATGATAAAACTTGACTTCTAGTAATGTGCTTCGTTTGATAGATTGTTCATTTTCAATTCAAACTTTCTGCAAATTAAATGCTGTCCTCTTTTTCAAAAGTTTCCTTCCTTTTTTCTCCAAAAAGATTCCAATAACCCCatatcttcttctcctccatcATTTTAAGCTTTCTGCACAAAGAATCTGATCCTAGCTAGTCTTTTTCTCCTCTCCACTCAACTCATCCATAGCAAAGAATCACTTTAGCTTCTATGGGCTTCTCAGAGTCAGAGCCATGCTTGATGGTTGGTATCATCAATTACATACTCTCTCCTTGGGAACATGAATATTCAAAgattttatacatatatatgattatatCGACAGGACCACAACCCCATTTAACTTCAATGTACCTAGTGGGAGATGTTTTCTTGAATATATATGTCGGGATGTTATATTGTTAAGTTGTTAATGACTCAATATATATGGCGTATCTCATATTCAAAGATGTGACTCCAATATCTAATTAATGACAACATAAAATGCGGATTAATTGTCTCGAAAGAGAAGATTTCCATTATTTTAGGAGTAATGTATTGTACACGTACTGATATAGTTCTAACAGTACCAACTTGATTAATTATGAAGCACTTCTTGATCTGAAGTTTGGATTATGCACTGGAGTTCTTGAACAACATCCTTCATGGTTGGTCTATCTCCCTTCTTTTCCCTCAGACAAGCAAGAGCAAGATCTAAGAAAAGCTTTACACTTCCCACAACAACATTCCCTGAAGACTCTTTATCTCTAAGCAGCCGCTGATCCACAACTTCCATAATCGTCCCATTGCTGGCTCTTACACTCACATAAATGACTAGATTCACATCATCTTCGCCACGCGAGAAATCAATGGCTTTCTGTGATGTCAAAAGCTCAAGCATCACAACCCCATAACTATAAACATCACTTTTATCAGTCAATTGGTAGTTTTTGTAATACTCAGGGTCTAAGTACCCCAATGTACCCTGAGCACAAGTTGAGACATGACTCAACCCCGGAAGAGCCAACCTGGAGAGCCCGAAATCTGATACTTTTGCATTGAATTCATCATCAAGTAATATATTGGTTGACTTGACATCTCTATGGTAGATGGGAGTGTGAGCAGCAGAATGTAAGTATCCCAATGCTTCTGCAGTTTGTAAAGCAATTCTCAGCCTACTTTTCCATTCAAGAAACGTGGAAAACTTACCATGTAAATGCTCACTAAGTGTCCCATTTGAAATGTACTCATAGAGCATCAGTGGCTGTTCGGCTTCCATGCAGTAACCCAAGAGTCTGACCAGGTTCTTGTGATTGACTTGGGATAGAATCCCAACTTCATTTAATACTTGTTCTGTGCTCTTTATGTTTCCCACTTTAGCTGACTTCACAGCCACTATAGTCCCATCTTCAAGCTCTCCTTTGTACACTTCTCCAAAACCACCACTCCCTAAAATTCGGTCTTTAGAGAATCCATTAGTGGCTTTCTTAACTTCTTTCAAGTGAAACATTCTAGCTGATTTCTTATCATTGCTCTTCAACATGTCTTCTCTCGCTTTTATAAGCTTTTCCTGCTCAGACAATCTGCAGGCCCTTTTTACTGTAATTATGGATATAACCACAGCTAGAACGAAAAAGGAGATTACCCCAATTGAGACCTTTAAACTCAGGCTAGCTTTGGTGTTTCTCTTGTTCTTCACACAAGTTGTCAGAACTTGATCCCAGTAGTAGCCCTTGTTGCAGAAGCAGCGAGAGCGGCCATTTGTAGCAGTAAGTGAACATTTAGAAGTGCTAGAACAGTCAGGCTGTGCACTACAAACCGGTTCATGTGGAGGAGCCCATTGAACTTCCAATCCATCTTGCCATTGATCAACAGGCTTGTTTACGTCCAAATGAAGAATGCTTCTAAAGGCTTTGCAACCTGAACTGTGAAGCCGAATCTTGTATGCTGAAGGTGTTCCACCAGCAACAAATGTGCAGCAAAGGTTGAGGGTGCTCTCACACTTGAGTGCTCGTTGTGTGTCAACATGCCCCGAGCTTTCCAAGTAGCGGTGACAAAGACTAGAGGGAGTGCAATTCAGAGGAGAAACCAAGAGCCGCGGAGAGCAGTTGAAGAGAAAGATGGTGTTTGATGAAGTGATGTTGAAAGGAAGTGACTGGTTTAACCAGAGGCCTTCACTCACCACCATGTCTCGAGTAACACACTCATTTCCTGGCAGCCATGGGGATGGTTGTACCACCATACGCTGGTGCGAAACCATAATTTGAAGCACTAGATAGTAACTTCCATTAAGGGCAGGGACATAGAGTTTCTTAGAGAAGGGGTCACATTTGAGAGAGTAGTCTGGATCACCACAACCGGGGTTTGTGCTTAGTGGATATGGGACTTTAAGGGAGCCACAGTCCGGGCATGTCTTTTGGGAAGAGCAGAGATGATCTAGGAAAATAAGGATGAAGAGACAGCTGCACAGTAAGCTTGGTATTGTGTTTCCCTTGGTTACCATTGTGCATGAAGCAAGGGGAAGTAATGAAAAAACCTTATGGTACATATGGGAAGGAAGATGGGGTAAATAAAAGGATACACTGCTACAGCAACAGAATAAAATGGAAAGTGGATGCAAGAATCTATGTTAAAAAACAAGGttccatttataatttattGGACCTGTGGATTCTCTTCTTTATAGGATGGTACATTGGTATTTTAATCCGTGACCTCTACTTAAGGAAAGCTGTTCCAGAAAAGGCTACATTAAAAACTAATGGCAAATCTAATTTcctgttttgtttgtttgtagtTAAAGTGTTAAACACAAACTACTAAAACAAGAAAACAGATccattagaaaaataaaagaaggaaTTCCACAACATAATGGCCATCACACCAATGATATTTTTCAATGTTCTGTTCTCCAGTAAACAAACACGTGGATCGTGAATAGGATAAATTAAGGGATGCTTACACAGAACAGAAGTATGCGGTCCAGCCGATCTGTGTTCTCCCCAGCTAGCAAAGAATAATTGCGAGCTCCATACAAGAAAATTTAAATTCTTGCTAAAAAAGGATTATAAAGAAGAAGTCCATCAACCAATTATTCAATCATCATGCATACAATCCGTCTTCTGTGCCATTTTGTAATTTCAATTCCCTATGTGCAGAAAATGTATCAAAGATTATGTGCTTCACCACATTTATAAAGAGCGAGAGAAACTAGAGGACTCAACAGTTTAAGTCTGAAAATTAGAAAGGCCATAACAGAAAGGAAATTGCAAAGACCATCTCACAAAACTCTCAGACTTCTTCCATTTGTTTCTTACCATATTGACTTTGGCAGTAAGAAGTACACGTTAAAAAGAGGAAATGAACAATACAATAAGTCCAAAGAAGTTTCTGAGGTTCTGCATAGAAGTTGCAACAATAGGAATGAGCATTATTTTAAAAAGAGGAAATGTACAATACAGTAGGTGTAAAGAAGTTTCTGAGGTTCTGCATAGAAGTTGCAACAATGGGAATGAGCATCATTCTATGCGGGTACAATTGTTATAGTCTCAGAACACAAACACAGCTTTATGGTCTGCATCTTTATGGACTAATGAAGAATAAACCAGCAAAGATGAACATCCTTGCTTGCCATGACTTTGAGCTTCACTCTCCTCATTTACAGTAACCAAACTAACTGACAAGCAGGACAAAGAGCATAAAATTAACCTTCAACAATTTTTACAGGAGACCTGCACAAGAGAGAGTAAAAACATAAATTAACTACTTGTTTATCTTCTACATACATACATTTGAAAGTGATAATGACACTTCGCAGAACATCTTTACTTACCCAAATGGGCTTTGTTTGATGGCCAGTAATTCAACGTCCAACTGCAGTTTATAAGAAGATACAAAACGGTAAAGAGGAATATAGAGAAGGGCCCGTGATAAAAGGTAGTAAAGAGATTAAAAGAATATAATGACattttgaaaagagaattgtGAGGGATACAGATTACTCCAAGTCTCCAAGAGGGTT
This region includes:
- the LOC133723396 gene encoding wall-associated receptor kinase-like 20 — encoded protein: MYHKVFSLLPLASCTMVTKGNTIPSLLCSCLFILIFLDHLCSSQKTCPDCGSLKVPYPLSTNPGCGDPDYSLKCDPFSKKLYVPALNGSYYLVLQIMVSHQRMVVQPSPWLPGNECVTRDMVVSEGLWLNQSLPFNITSSNTIFLFNCSPRLLVSPLNCTPSSLCHRYLESSGHVDTQRALKCESTLNLCCTFVAGGTPSAYKIRLHSSGCKAFRSILHLDVNKPVDQWQDGLEVQWAPPHEPVCSAQPDCSSTSKCSLTATNGRSRCFCNKGYYWDQVLTTCVKNKRNTKASLSLKVSIGVISFFVLAVVISIITVKRACRLSEQEKLIKAREDMLKSNDKKSARMFHLKEVKKATNGFSKDRILGSGGFGEVYKGELEDGTIVAVKSAKVGNIKSTEQVLNEVGILSQVNHKNLVRLLGYCMEAEQPLMLYEYISNGTLSEHLHGKFSTFLEWKSRLRIALQTAEALGYLHSAAHTPIYHRDVKSTNILLDDEFNAKVSDFGLSRLALPGLSHVSTCAQGTLGYLDPEYYKNYQLTDKSDVYSYGVVMLELLTSQKAIDFSRGEDDVNLVIYVSVRASNGTIMEVVDQRLLRDKESSGNVVVGSVKLFLDLALACLREKKGDRPTMKDVVQELQCIIQTSDQEVLHN